The genomic DNA ACCAGCGCTCCACGTCGCTGCAAGGCCACCATCGATGGCTGCCTCCCCTCGCGAGCTGCTGCCCTGCCTCActcagcggccatggccgagctgactcggagcttccatggctgtcacctccctctttctccctcgttcgatctctctttctcactctctcggtctcgatctctctctctcgcatgaGCTCTCGGCCTTAAACTCTCTCCCGAGCTCTCCCTCTCCAACTCTCACCCTCTGCTcctctgttttcttcttttcaccagaagcttcaagaagcttcaaCGAGAgacacacaaaaataataattttttttaaaataatttaaattaattaactaaatttaatttcaataaatttagtttacacttttattatttttattattattattttttctggGGGATATTACAGTGgcattaggagaaaaatagatttGGAAAATGTGTCTTTCGAGTCACAGATCCAGCCTAGTCAGGATGTTGAGCTTGTCGATTTGTCAAATGTCATCCCCAAGGCACCTCGTAGGTCGAGTAGAATATCTCATCCTCTAAAGATATATGGATTTATTATGGAGGAGATGCAGAAAGGATTTTTGTATGGAGAAAATGATCAATTAGTTGATTctactatttatgaggaagcGATATCAGATATTGATTTCAAGAAATGGCATGAGGCTAAGTAATTAGAAATGGAATCTATGTATTCCAAGCAAGTCTAGACTCTAATGGATCCGCTTGAAAGAATTGATCCTATATGCTGCAAATGGATCTATAAAAGGAAGACCGGTGCTAATGGGAAGGTGAAGACCTTCAAAGCTCGATTTGTGGCAAAAGAGTATCGTTAGAGACAATGAATTAACTATGAAGATAACTTTTCACCAGTCACTATGCTTAAATTCATCAGGATTATGCTAGCCATTACTACGCACGTTGATTATGAGATCTAGAATATAGATGTCAAGATCGCGTTCCTAAATGGTTGTTTTGAGAAAGATATATTCATAGAACAACCACGGGGATTTGACTTCGTTGATCCTAATAAAGTGTGCCAGCTTAAGAAAttcatttatggtcttaagcaggCTTCGCGTTCTTGGAATTCCTGTTTTGATTCTAAGATCAAAGAATTTAGTTTCATAAAGAATCTGGATAAGccttatatatataagaaggtAAGTGAGAGTGCGAAGGCCTATCTTATCTTGTATGAGGAAGACATTTTCCTTATGGGGGAATGATATTAGCATGTTGATGTCAATTAAAATTTGGTTATTcaataaattctccatgaaagatttgggagaggTGACCTACGTCTTAGGAATCCGCGTTTATAGAGATAGAGCGAGGAGATAGATTGGTCTGCCCCAAAGCATATACATAGAAAAGATGCTAAAAAGTTTAGCATGAAGAACTCTAAGAAGGGTTTTATACTAGTTCGACATGGAGTTTCACTCTCTAGATGGATGTCCCCCAAGGCTCCTGAAAAGATGTAGCACATGGAAAGGATTCCTTATACTTCAACAGTGAGGAGTTTTATGTATGTTATGCTATGTACCAGACCTGATATTGCATATGCAGTAAGTGTTACTAACATATATCAGTTTAACCCAGGTGAGGAACATTGGGTGGTCGTGAAACATATCTTCAAGTACTTGAGAATGACTAAGAATATGGTTTTGGTCTATGGAAGAGGTGATCTCTCTGTGTTGACGGGTTCACAGATTCAGACTTTCAGTTTAATATCGATGATAGAAAGTTTACATTGAGATTTGTTTTTGTCTTTAATGGTAGAGCAGTTAGCTGGAAGAGTTCCAAGTAAGATATAACTATGGATTCTACCACGGAAGCAGAATATGTTGCTACATATAATGCCACAAAAGAAGTTGCTTGgatgaaaaaaatcatttatgaacTTGAAGTGGTTTCATCCGTTGAGTTTTTGATCCCTTTACATTGAGACAACAACGAGATGATTGCACAGGCCAAGGAACTCAGTtctcaccaaaagtccaaacacatttAGCACCACTTGCATCTCATTTGAGAAATTGTAACACGTGGAGACGTGCAACTACAGAAGGTAGTGTCATTGGAGAATATCGCAAACTCACTGACTAAGGCTTTAATACAGGCACAACTAGATCGCCATATTGAGaagatgggtattagataccatGCGATGATACGATGAATGCTTGTAAAGTAATATTAGTGCAAATAGGAGTTTGTTGGTATTAGTGCCCAAATGCTAAATTTACATTACATCAGATGTATGTAAGTAGCACTAATGATGTAATCTTGTTCATAAATaaatgtcatatcttcattcatactctATTTTTTCTTATGAATGAATCCCTAGATTTTTTTATAGAGATCTTATTCTTGagagttaagaatatgtgacgatgatctttaattcaagatttattAAAGGAATTCCTAGTCTTTAGATTTATTAGAAGGGGAATATGATTTATCAATTATGAATCCACACATAGGCTACTATCATTGATTAACATAAGATGTTAATGATAATGAaaggtgagtcacatgccatattgcACAAGAAGCtgatagtagacatgtgggtaggtaTTAGTTGAACATCGATGATCCAATCATACCGTATTGGATCTGGTATAGTTAtcgagtcttgtgagtttaattagtcCATGACTCTAATTCGATCATGATGTTGGTCAATTGAAGGATTATAGTAGCCATAATAGGTTCATCTGAAGTATAAACTTTATTGTAATTAAGATCCTCCTGAGTCCTTGTTAGAGGATACTCATAATCTTTTAGGATGCTTTAGAGAGATAGAGATATCCTCTTAGGAGGTCAAAGTGTTCGATTGGCATCAAGGAGTTGACGTGTCTTAATTGCTATATGGttatgaacctagaaagtcacatgcACATTGAGTAATGTATCAAATTAATGAACCTTTGATGTTATTGTGTTCCACTTcacattaagagttaatgatgtcaGTTGCAGTTAAGAGTTAACTGAATGGATCAATATGTTTGGAagaccgttaagagttaatggggcATGTTGTAAAGAGTTAATATGAGCcttggttccattaagagttaatggaatagctattaagagttaataacaGGACCTAAGTGCAATATATTATAAGTATCAAATTCAGGCACAAACGGTCAACTGATGACCTTTATGTTACGGTTGATCGATCTTTATGATCCGATCAATCGATCTACATAAACGGTCGACAGTTTTGAAAGAAGGATTAATTCTGCATGCTTTTACTTTCTGCCATTTTGTCCCATCACAACATTAAATGCTTTAATGCAATAAGAAATAAGAGTGAGGGCTTGAGAGGAAACTTAATGGTGAAGCAAAATAAAATTGGGATGAAAATATCAGGAGAGTCTCGATTATCTCCAGagcttttcctttttccttgcttcttcttcttctctagagcttgagtcatcttcttcttcttactccaAGGAGTTGCCCATCTCTTAATCCTGGCTATGAGACATCCATAAGCAACCCAAAAGGAACCACAACAATTCTTGTTCACCTTCATTGAAATGGTCATATCATGGCTCCTATAAAGGGTTCTGAGGCAGCTTAGGTGTAGATGGACTAGGTCCTCCACAGTTGAGGAGGAAGCCTAATCACCCTAGCGTCTTAGGAACGGGAGTGAATTCGAGTAGCAAAGAGGAAGTTGGAAGCTTGAGACGCATTGGACAACTAGAGAAAGACATCATCTGTAAAGGTATATCACTAGATGACCTATGGatggtttttcttttcaatgcatATGGATGTTTAATATTGAGTCTTGCAAGGGTTTGTTTTCGTTTCCACTATgcattttgttttgattttgaaactGTTTTAAAACCGATATACTCTTGCATGGATCCACCAAAAGTTGGCTTTTCAGCCTCGGGCCCCCGTTTCCTTTCACTTTCATGGGCATATGGATGATGGCTCTTAGGACTTGCAATTCAATCATCAATCGATGCAATTATTTGTCCATTCAATACTGCATCCCAAACATAATGACTGTGAGGCTATTACAGCATGTGGCAGCCTTGCAAGGGTCATCTTGTGGCGGCTTATTTAGGGTCTCATACTTTATGATCTATGATGCACGGAAACACCAAAGGGGTGTCGTTTTGACATTTCCAAAATGTTTCATGTATAAAAAATGTCgagaaatatatattaaaaaaaatgtttgtagTCTATTTTcacaatttcaaaacatttcgAGACCGTTTCGtgatattagaaaaatatcaaaaatgcatTTCGGTCCACgaaaaggttaaaaaaaaaatcatctctaatttttttccgtctctaacttaaaatttgtgtttatttttaaattgaataactattttttataatttttatattacaaattatattTACGAAAAgactcatatttttttattcacgcatttttttcaaaaatgttgttTCCTCATTCCCCGTTTTGTATTGTATATATttcccattttcattttcatgtaGCTTAGTTTGTGATAGTttatagttaaaataaaaaattttattttctcttttatgtCTCACAATaagaacttaaaataataatttttaatagttgagatataGAATTTTGACATTTTACATATTCAGGACCATTCCCCATATTTTTTAAGTGTTGATGGAGTACAATAAACCAATTAACCTATTTAAATACTGTCAACTGGTCATTCACGTGGCTTGTCACTTATGAAAACAAGTATGTTCGTATACACTATACACATTAACGTCTAGTTACGATGAGGATTTAAaccaataatttttaataattgaaatgttgaatcttaatattttatacattaaaaattaaatattatattttttaaattattaagataAGTGTTGTATATATTAaggttaaaataaataatagataaCCCAACAATCAAGTAAATAGTGAACCATTTATATTAGATTATTGGATTGGGTACCACCAATCAATTCTAACAATAAAAGAGGTTTTGATGTGAGATCCAGACCAACCATTCTCCATCTTTCATGTCATAAATTGAATGGTTTGCCTATGAAGATATAATATGTACTAAAtttagaaggagaagaaattaTGTAGCAACCAATGAGCAACCCTTATTAAATGATGACTCAATCATGAATGAtgcacacaaaaaaaagaagccCAAACTAAGACTAAGTGTGACAAAACATGTGCATCTGCCAACTCCCAGTTCATAAATGGAAGATGGTACGatacttaattatatatttttttgtgatatttatatatggatgtgttataaatttataaaaaaaattatttttgcattATTTGAAGATATATTTTTCAAGAAGACTAAGCAATGGTATAATAATGACAAGGGTTTTGTTATAAAGTTTCATCACTTAACTAATTAAACTTATTTGTTATTTGTATTTGACATTAAACACAAAGACTATGCTACTAGTAAACATTAATGTTGGAATTAATCGAACGTATAATTTATATGATTAATGTTTGGGAGGGGTATAATCATAAAATGtcaattttcatataaaacGGTGATTTGAAATATAAGTATGCTTATGCactctaatatattattatttgaggagTATTTGAAGAGTAAGCGAGTGTGttcatcataaaatattatcattCGTGTAGAAGGCCGACTAATGTTTAGGGAGATAAAATGATAGTTTAAAACATAAGTAATGTGGCCTTTGTATTCTCTAATGATTCTTTAAGAGAGTAATCGAATTactttatcataaaatattgacATTCACGTAAAAAGCCTAATAATGTTAAGAAAATGGACAAAGAAGTGTTGTTCGTGATCTCAAATGCGCAAGTGAATTTTCATTGAAGATTTCCTtcgataaatttatatattcattatgTTAAAAGGAATATATCATGCATATTGATAGTTTAtattcagatttttctttctttttcagtttttttgTGAGTCTCTAGgtatatcataattttaatctGGAAAAGCCTTGAGGTTCTTTTCAATgaattcttatttatatataaaaaaaatctattgttattatcaaatataaataacaaaaatatttaattaataacatgAGTTAACCACGTCGGTTAAAATAAAAGGGCTCTAAAAAATGAGGTCTTTTGTTTGAGTTCTTgctctatttattttgttgtttgtttaaACAAGAAGCCTCTCTAACTCTCTAAATTCACggattatttttcaatatcagGCAGGCAATGAATAGTGTTCTAAAACATAATATTATCTCTAATATTGatagtttggatttattttcagaattaaaagtttaaaataaattataatcatggaaataaaaacaccacttgtgacaataaattttataaaaaataaataatttttttttgaatgcaTATATAGATAGTTTATAAAATACTATTGATCGTTCATATTACTGTATCTTCAGCagaaaaaaatcttttaaaattaaaattaataaaatcttatttacgtttaactatgtcacaagaaagattaagtaatttggctatattatcaattaaaaaatgtttactttctaaacttaaatacaaaatttaattagtgattttatttattaaaaacaaaaaaaataaattttaaatatttatttatattattataagagTCCCACAGccacaaatattcttaagtcGGCCACGTGTGGacattcattcatttaaagagTGAAGTTTGGACAGCACAGAGCAGAGAATGAAATGGTGAAGCAAAGTGGGAATGGACCCACTGCATTGAAGAAGCAACAAATTTGTGTTTCCTTGAAATTTGATGCAGCCATTCTCACAACCGTACCAACGGCTTCTCATAAATCGCCATAAATTAGCCACCTAATTAAGCCTAttccattttatttctttctttttttatatgtttaaaattaaatctataaattcttgtgattttttatttttgcacgAATCTCCTCCGTTAGATTTAAGAATTAGCATTGGTTATTTCGGTTAAAAAAAATGTAGTTTGAAtaactttagaaaataaaaataaatagaagaggACGAGTTGTTAAATAAATCGGCaattcttttactttttcttctttctctactTCTCTTTTTTGAAATCATCAAATGGAGAAGATGGATCAAAAATGCGACAAAcccaaatgaattgaaaaaaaatggataaagaaagaagataaatcaAATCTAGATAATTCGAACCCTCTTGATTCGATCTAAAGGGTTCTATTCAATTGTAAAGAGAAGGATGAGGAAAATGAAGAATatgaacttaaaaaataaattctctctctctctctctctcctagaCAATAAATTGTTGAAAATTGATGATTCTAGAACCATtaatttttggtgatgattttGCCCGAGTATGGCAAAATCATCGAAAATAATAGTGTTAGAAGAATCAATTTCTAGCTATAGTGAAgctttttttgtattttttttatgttaacttttatatttttattctatctaatttcttttgtgaTTCTTAATTGTTTCCTAATTCAAAACTACCCTTTTACGTAAAGTAGACATCATTTACTTTAAAGTGGACTATGGGATGTGTTTGCAAATAATTAAAGACATAGTAACTTGTAGGGCCAATTTGAAAATTCATATGAAGTCCTTGAAAATGGATTAAACTAGCACGATGAATGTATGAAATTTTTACCCTTTTTTCGTACCAACAAGTTATAATCATTGCTTTTCAAGTATGCAttggataaattaaaaatacacacAATAAGCTATAAATCATGTACACAAAATAAATCAGCGGAGTAAAGAAGATTGGTCAGCCAAAAGCTACCAAAACTATCACAAAACTTGGCCCTATAAAGTAAGAGGGGAAGAAAATAATACTACTCTTAGgtgtcttttatttatttatttatttttttttgaaattcatcTACAACAAGAAGGGCCCACAAACATGGCAAAGTCCAAATCTCATTTCCTCCACAGGCCCAATCTTCAAAATACATAAGGTGCTCTGTCCATTCATTGCCTCCAGGCTTACTTGAAAATACattgaatttaaatttctttaggGTGCATTTAAAGAGGGAAATTTAAgctaatattttgattatttttttcattcaaggTATATAGTTCTGGgtccaaatttaatttggatGGGACCCTAAAAAATTGAGCATTTGAGaaaaacaacacatttttaGGGGTGTCcttcaaacaaaaaatttaactagAGCCCAATTGAAACCCAGTTCTATTGAAGCCCAAGTCTTGTCAATTATGTTACAGCTTATCAAGAAAGGCATAtttcatgtttatatatgttcGAATTagaaaaatagacataaaattaatattaaaaagatTTTCAATACATATTtacaacatatatttattgtatctaatatttagaattttatataacAAATCTCTAGCCAATTAAGTCATTAAAGCATGATTatatgaatacatatatattaataccattaaaatgtaatgtattaatattgtatatatacataattccTAAAAAAATGCATGTATATTTACCGGAtgcatatattaaaatatatattgatttatatatatgtgtgttgttgtagataaaataataattttataattacagaAGAGTTTTCATTTTTAACCTTTAACCTCCAAGAAATTTGTAAAATGTGAGACAATTATGAGTGCATAGTGTCTCCCGTGGAGAACTTCCgatatttaagttaatttcATCGAATGAGTATGTTGTCTTGGTAATAGAAGGGTTCCTTAGGGACTTGAGAAATGCTTCTAGGAGGGTCTCTCAGAGACTATCTCAAAGGTTTTTCGAGACTCTCCCTTTGAACTTCTTTCTCTTGAACATGTATTGTGATTGCACTCAATTTTTTAGACAcatcaatatacatatatataactatcttttaaaaattgagccaaaaaaaatttattagcgACTAAAGTAACAACAATGGATTTTGTTAAAGGAGTTAAAAAGAGTTATCATTTTCAACTCACACAAAAGGAACAAAAATTTGATTGTGCCAAATATGAAAATTCTAGTAATTTTAATGGTATATggtaaaattttagaaatttaatagTATGtaggaaaattttgaaagcaCTACATTACAGGCATTGGTCTAGAGGCGTTGTTCCCTAgctttatgtatatatattttttattttaactctGTAAGAAgacatttataaataatttatagaacATAACGAGTATAGGAACCACTAACGGTGCTAAAGAAACAAGAACAACAACTAATAATTTATCAGCTAATATAATCTCAAAAAGTCATAAACTAAGTGATAAATGTTTTGTGAAATATTCTAATATATTAATGGGTAAAAGGATTGGAGTCGGTTGAATGTATTTTTCAATGTGCAAAAACTGAAAATATAGActtctaaagataaaaatatgccATAGCATGGAAAGATATTTGTATAAATAACTCAAAGTGTAAGGGGTTTAGCtgcaatttaataatttaaatgcatTTTATATGCTCTCaacacttttctttttctttttttttaatctatttaaACTCTTCAAATATGAAATCCCTCACTTTAAGAGCCCATCTCCCTGTCGGCCTCACATATGGAGAGAGGAGATTAATCATAAAATCCAACGATTAAGGATCAAACACGAGACCTCTCATCGATCATATATATAGCGACTACAATTCACCTTTCTCAAGACGTGCTCGCCCCCAACCGCAGAACCTACAAGGGCTAATGTGCCTAAACTCTTTGTCATAGCATTTGCCGAGGCACACAACTTCTATTTGATAGTAGGGATGTGTAATGGTCAGTTTGGAGAGTGAAATGGTGAGTTGACTCATATGTGTAATGTGCCTTCTCTAGCTGCTCCCCCAAAATTCACGTCCCAATGCAAGGTTgatcatcaaaagaaaaagaagcaaactAAGTTTGTAAGATAGTTAGTTTATCTACATTGTGGTTTTTGTTTGTTCTTACTTTATGtttgttattttgtgtatttgtttAGGATATGCCCTAACTTATTCAGTGttaattcttattattatgtGTAATGAAATCTCTAGTTtacaaacaaagaagaagatataATTAAACCAccatatgtttcaaaatatttaaattataacttattgatttcaataatttaaattattttcaagaatttatatACACTCAATAAATCATATATTAATGCGTACGAAACATCACAACCATTAAGAATAGTAAGTATATATAGGCTCTGACTGtatcttaatttatttgacAAGTGAATTGGCAAGTGAATTGGGAGAAAGGCCGCGATGAAACTTGGAACTtgggttataaaaaaaaaaaaagaatggtaAGTGCATCATGCCAGGGTATGGGGAGTCCCCACCCCACTTTGGTAGGGTTCAATTGGCTCAAGGGGTATGTGGTGAAGGGATTGGATATGAATGATTTGAGCTTTATAATGAAAGAACAAAGTGTTGTCCCTTCAACACATACCCCTGACccataaattatttcataaaatatttgcatACCCATAAAGCTCAAATCATTCATAAAATGATTTCATAAACTTATGATTTGAgcttcataaattattttgaaacccAACCCACTCTGAGGATCAAAAGCTGTAATGCAATCTGTAAATGTCTGTATAAAGTCCAGAAATGAATTATAATCAATAtagtgtgtatgtatatatatatctgtgtgtgtattTAATATTGACAGGAATGGAAGCAAGCAAGAAAGCAACCATCACCGAGAGAGCATTAATGAATTAAGTGGAAGAAGCAGATATGTATAAATGCTGGGAAGGAGAGGTACAGAGACGACGATAGAACACAGAGTCCGGTCCAATGGATCTGCTCCACCCTTCCAATCCCAATTCCTCCCCTCTCACTCCCTTATCCTTCCTTGAAAGGGCCGCCGCAGTCTACGGCGACTCTACTTCCATCTCCTACTGCAATGCAAATGCCGCTACCACCTCTTTTACCTGGTCCCAGACCCGCCACCGCTGCCTCCGCCTGGCCTCCTCCATCGCCTCCCTCCTAGGGACCGCCAGAGGCCAAGTCGTCTCCGTCCTCGCCCCCAATGTCCCCGCCATGTACGAGCTCCACTTCGCCATCCCTATGGCCGGCGCCATCCTCAACACCCTCAACACCCGCCTCGACGCCCGCTCCATCGCCGCCCTCCTCCTCCACGCCGGCTCAAGGATACTCTTCCTCGACTCCCACTTCCTCCCCATCGCCCTCCAAGCCCTCTCCTTAATTCCACACCAGCCCCCGAAGCTCGTCCTCATAGCCGACGACGAGTCCACGGGCTCGCCGGCCGTCGCTGAGTCGTACGAGGGATTGGTGGAGAGGGGCGACCAGCAATTCAAGTGGGTCGGGCCCGAAAGCGAGTGGGACCCGATGACTCTGAACTACACCTCCGGGACCACCTCCTCCCCGAAAGGCGTCGTGCATTGCCACCGTTCGACCTTCATCATGGCAGTCGATTCGTTGATCGAGTGGTCAGTGCCGAAGCAGCCCGTGTACTTGTGGACCCTGCCCATGTTCCACTCCAACGGGTGGTGCTTCACCTGGGGCATGGCTGCCGTCGGCGGCACCAACGTTTGCCTCCGGAAAGTGGACCCGCCGGCGGTCTACGCCGCCATACAGAGAGACCGCGTCACTCACATGTGCGGTGCGCCGGTGATTCTCAACATGCTGTCTAATTTCCCAGCTGTCCGGCCGCTCCCCCTCCCCGTTCAGTTCCTAACGGGCGGTGCACCGCCGCCACCCGCTGTGCTGCTCAAGACGGAGTCGCTGGGTTTCGTGGTCACCCACGGGTATGGAATGACGGAAGTGGCCGGCGTGGTGGTCTCGTGCGCGTGGAAGCAGCGGTGGAACTCTCTGCCGGCGACGGAGAGGGCGAGGCTGAAGGCGAGACAAGGGGTCAGGACGATCGGGATGGCGGAGCTCGACGTGGTAAATCCGGCGACCGGAACTAGCGTGAAGCGAGACGGGCAAAGCCTAGGCGAAATCGTGCTCCGAGGAGGGAGCGTCATGCTAGGCTATCTCAAAGACCCGGAAGCCACCGCCAAATGCATGAAACCCGATGGCTGGCTCTACACCGGCGACGTCGCAGTGATGCACCCAGATGGGTATATAGGCTTATCGCTCATACAACGTTCATACAAATCACTTCCATATgataaatacaacaatatttaccGTTTTGAGTTCCTTGTTTGTTTTAACAGTTATTTAGAGATCAAAGACCGGTTGAAGGACGTGATCATAACCGGCGGCGAGAATGTGAGCAGCGTGGAGGTGGAGTCGGTGCTGTACTCGCACCCGGCGGTGAACGAGGCGGCGGTGGTGGCTCGGCCGGACGAGTTCTGGGGCGAGACCCCCTGCGCCTTCGTGAGCCTGAACCAGACCGTAGCTCAGACCCAGATCCCAACGGAGAAGGAGGTCATTGAGTTTTGCAGAGCCAGGTTGCCGCATTACATGGTACCGAGAACGGTGGTTTTCAAGGACGAGCTTCCCAAGACTGCGACCGGAAAGATTCAGAAGACGATGCTCCGGGAGAACGCAAAGGCGATGGGTTCCATACAAGGCAGTCGCCTCTGAGCTTttcctccgccgccgccgctgctcCATGATTATGTAAAGAAGCTGAAACGACGCAGTGGAAACGACAGTTACAGTGAACAACacaggaaagaaagaaaggattaATTAAGAAAAGGAAGGACGAAGGATTTGTCGGATTGACTTTCCAAATTGAGTCGATGTTTGTCTGTTAGTTTGTTAATTAAAagcaaaaaactaaaataaatcgAAGAAGccatattatttaaataattaatgatttaatgtGAGATAAAAGCCATAATTAAGGAGTCCATAATTAATGGAAGACGAAATTgttgttgagtttgatttttgaCTCTTTCCATTGGACCCTAAACCCTTCTCTCTTCCTGCGTTTATGACGGCGGCCCTGCCACTGTTTCGCtgtctcttattattattattatcttttattcACATACTTTCCGTGACATTCATTATTAATGTCATAACATGGAGCGCCTGTGATGTGAATTGTGAAGTCCAAATATA from Diospyros lotus cultivar Yz01 chromosome 4, ASM1463336v1, whole genome shotgun sequence includes the following:
- the LOC127798788 gene encoding 2-methylpropanoate--CoA ligase CCL4-like, which translates into the protein MDLLHPSNPNSSPLTPLSFLERAAAVYGDSTSISYCNANAATTSFTWSQTRHRCLRLASSIASLLGTARGQVVSVLAPNVPAMYELHFAIPMAGAILNTLNTRLDARSIAALLLHAGSRILFLDSHFLPIALQALSLIPHQPPKLVLIADDESTGSPAVAESYEGLVERGDQQFKWVGPESEWDPMTLNYTSGTTSSPKGVVHCHRSTFIMAVDSLIEWSVPKQPVYLWTLPMFHSNGWCFTWGMAAVGGTNVCLRKVDPPAVYAAIQRDRVTHMCGAPVILNMLSNFPAVRPLPLPVQFLTGGAPPPPAVLLKTESLGFVVTHGYGMTEVAGVVVSCAWKQRWNSLPATERARLKARQGVRTIGMAELDVVNPATGTSVKRDGQSLGEIVLRGGSVMLGYLKDPEATAKCMKPDGWLYTGDVAVMHPDGYLEIKDRLKDVIITGGENVSSVEVESVLYSHPAVNEAAVVARPDEFWGETPCAFVSLNQTVAQTQIPTEKEVIEFCRARLPHYMVPRTVVFKDELPKTATGKIQKTMLRENAKAMGSIQGSRL